A genome region from Fusarium musae strain F31 chromosome 5, whole genome shotgun sequence includes the following:
- a CDS encoding hypothetical protein (EggNog:ENOG41~BUSCO:EOG09264L3W): protein MSFSGNSDEIVWQIIGQQFCAFKIKTNKAQTFCRNEHNVTGLCNRQSCPLANSRYATVREHQNRLYLLIKTPERAHLPSKLWQRYKLPSNYSKALSMIDEKLIYWPNFLVHKCKQRLTRLTQVQTRMRRIAAEEERLGEKLVPKMAPKIRHREQARERKAEAAAKLERTIERELVERLRQGAYGDQPLNVSESIWKKVLNAMERDGEGQRDKDLDKGLDENGEEVEWSEEEDDNLENQVEYVSDIEESDEELGDLEDWLESENEEEDEEDDDDDDDDDSEESETEKSGAKRKRGRAIKMKNKKPRQEEKEKLLLTNDLTW from the exons ATGAGCTTCAGTGGAAATAGTGATGAAATTGTGTGGCAAATTATCGGTCAACAATTTTGCGCGTTCAAGATTAA AACCAACAAAGCCCAAACATTCTGCCGAAATGAGCACAATGTTACAGGTCTCTGTAACCGTCAGTCATGCCCTCTCGCGAACTCGAGATACGCTACAGTCAGGGAGCATCAAAACCGATTGTACTTGTTGATCAAAACCCCAGAAAGGGCCCATCTCCCAAGCAAACTT TGGCAACGTTACAAACTACCCAGCAATTACTCCAAGGCATTGTCCATGATAGACGAGAAGCTTATATACTGGCCTAATTTCCTCGTTCACAAGTGCAAGCAACGTCTCACCCGCTTGACACAGGTTCAAACTCGCATGCGTCGCATTGCCGCCGAGGAGGAGCGGTTGGGTGAAAAGCTTGTCCCCAAAATGGCCCCTAAGATCAGACACCGTGAGCAGGCCCGTGAGcgcaaggctgaggctgccGCCAAGCTGGAACGAACTATTGAGCGCGAGCTCGTTGAGCGTCTTCGACAGGGTGCTTACGGCGACCAGCCCCTCAATGTCAGTGAGTCTATCTGGAAGAAGGTTCTCAATGCCATGGAGCGCGACGGCGAGGGCCAACGTGACAAGGACCTGGACAAGGGCCTTGACGAGAACGGCGAGGAGGTTGAATGgagcgaggaggaagacgacaACCTGGAGAACCAGGTTGAGTATGTTTCCGATATTGAGGAGAGCGACGAGGAGCTCGGCGACCTTGAGGACTGGCTCGAGAGCGAaaacgaggaggaggacgaagaggatgatgatgatgatgatgatgatgacagcgAAGAgtccgagaccgagaagTCTGGCGCCAAGCGAAAGCGTGGACGAGCtatcaagatgaagaacaagaagcccagacaggaggagaaggagaagctgttGCTCACCAACGATCTCACATGGTAA
- a CDS encoding hypothetical protein (EggNog:ENOG41) yields MPTAGLKTIIALSFVLAVGFLLVILSCALWKVYYPLLVVATYVIAPIPNWICGHCANPDDFVESSGAAVLDLGRFFTGFFVVMGIALPVVLAHSGLIEVQAMVMAIIGGLLIYGTIVSFGMFFHEEQDF; encoded by the exons ATGCCGACCGCCggcctcaagaccatcatcGCCCTCTCCTTCGTCCTCGCCGTCGGATTCCTCCTCGTTATTCTCTCCTGCGCTCTGTGGAAGGTGTATTATCCTCTCCTCGTCGTTGCCACCTATGTCATTGCGCCTATTCCCAACTGGATCTGCGGACACTGCGCCAACCCCGATGACTTCGTGGAGAGCTCTGGCGCTGCGGTTCTAGACTTGGGACGCTTCTTTACAGGTTTCTTTGTTGTTATGGGAATTG CTCTCCCTGTCGTTCTCGCTCACTCCGGCCTCATCGAGGTGCAAGCCATGGTCATGGCCATAATCGGCGGTCTATTGATCTACGGAACCATTGTCAGCTTCGGCATGTTTTTCCACGAGGAGCAAGATTTCTAA